TTTTTCGATGACAGATGTTAAAAGCTTTGACAAGGTAGATTCGCAAGATACCTATCAATTAAGCTATCTATTGAAAAAGCGAAGTCAATTTGCACAAGAGTCACCGATGTATCTTGAAGCAGGTGGCATGCATGGTGCCTGTATCGTTCATGAGGATGGCAGTATCGTTGTCCGAGAAGACATTGGTCGTCATAATGCAGTGGACAAAATCATTGGTTATGCACTTAGAAACCGCTTAAATCCGCAAAAATTAATCCTATTAACGACAGGCAGAGTCTCCTATGAAATGCTATCAAAGGCTGCAAAATATGGCTTTGCTGTTATTGGCTCGCGAACAGCGGCAACGAAACAAGCTGTTCAGCTAGCAAAATATTTAAATATAGAAGTAGTTGGTTATTTAAGAGGGAAAATGGCAATTTCTTATACTTCCTCTGGAAGAGTAATCAATGATCTGGAGCAAGTTAAAGTTGGGGGTTCTTCCTATTAATTTAGGGTTTATAGATATCTACAAAAGTAGTAGAGGGGGCTAGAAAGATGGATTTTACAAGAAGACAATTTTTGAAGTTGTCTGGTGCTACAGCTATTACGATGGCTGTTGTCGAGCTTGGCTTTGATGATAAAAAAGCTAAA
The DNA window shown above is from Bacillus sp. T3 and carries:
- a CDS encoding formate dehydrogenase accessory sulfurtransferase FdhD gives rise to the protein MTDVKSFDKVDSQDTYQLSYLLKKRSQFAQESPMYLEAGGMHGACIVHEDGSIVVREDIGRHNAVDKIIGYALRNRLNPQKLILLTTGRVSYEMLSKAAKYGFAVIGSRTAATKQAVQLAKYLNIEVVGYLRGKMAISYTSSGRVINDLEQVKVGGSSY